A single genomic interval of Spinacia oleracea cultivar Varoflay chromosome 6, BTI_SOV_V1, whole genome shotgun sequence harbors:
- the LOC130463755 gene encoding uncharacterized protein, whose protein sequence is MSDTEIQVDWSAILDDILVKIAETLTIYSDYIRLRAVCLNWRKSLPFTPPYTLPCQLPWLLLPPPTSITPHYDSRRTFYNILSNKLHTFSVSESSYPRRILGSSHGYLILTSGTPEVFCLNPVTKSKVHLPPLSTLPGVVSFNFSNVGREYFVQDQLTGQIYPLELKQMRDDFIRKLVLSSPSNGFAFAITTSFLCKTTEMIFCTTSEDHWVWVPVSNFTAEDVIYCESQGLFYAVNGVGVLGMLGARLHGNVKRKRIRRNGETVIFKIVRYGETAI, encoded by the coding sequence ATGTCAGACACAGAAATCCAAGTAGATTGGTCTGCAATCCTAGATGACATCCTCGTTAAAATTGCAGAAACTCTGACAATCTACTCCGATTACATCCGGTTAAGAGCAGTTTGCCTTAACTGGAGAAAGTCTCTTCCTTTTACTCCACCTTACACTCTCCCATGTCAACTTCCATGGCTTCTCCTCCCTCCTCCTACCTCTATAACCCCTCACTACGACTCTCGTCGAACATTCTACAACATTCTCAGCAACAAACTCCACACCTTCTCTGTTTCAGAATCATCCTACCCTCGCCGTATTCTCGGTTCATCCCATGGCTATCTTATACTAACCTCTGGCACACCTGAGGTGTTCTGCCTAAATCCTGTTACCAAATCCAAAGTGCACCTACCACCACTTTCTACTCTTCCTGGAGTTGTCTCCTTTAATTTTTCAAATGTTGGTCGAGAATACTTTGTTCAAGATCAGCTAACTGGTCAAATTTACCCTCTTGAACTGAAGCAAATGAGGGATGATTTCATTCGGAAACTCGTTCTTTCTTCTCCTTCCAATGGGTTTGCTTTCGCTATTACCACTTCCTTCCTTTGTAAAACAACTGAAATGATTTTCTGTACAACCTCTGAGGATCACTGGGTGTGGGTTCCAGTTTCGAATTTTACTGCTGAAGATGTGATTTACTGTGAATCTCAAGGGTTGTTTTATGCTGTTAATGGTGTTGGAGTGTTGGGGATGTTGGGAGCTAGGTTGCACGGAAACGTGAAACGGAAACGGATACGGAGAAACGGGGAAACGGtcattttcaaaattgtaaGATACGGGGAAACGGCAATATAA